From a region of the Bacillales bacterium genome:
- a CDS encoding agmatinase family protein, with the protein MDDTIYGNTPCFLNGVHLLDQPEKMKDVDVIVYGVPWEGAVTWGDYTGCEMGPKVMRLCSARYSGYLPELDHLDVFEHLKIGDLGDVDVIPANVTETMNRIKRFAGKVWDTGKFSVALGGDHGIAYPIISALGERTKGKVGVIHLDAHYDNKNDHNGDEYARCSPFKRLYEDDGVRTESMVHMGIHGPRNTAESGRMAEAAGATTITLNEVRDTGLKASVDRAYRIASQGTEKVYLTICSDVLDYAYNPGGPPDANGLTSHELLTLVYETAKRGIAGVEFVEVYPRQDGNDFSSHFASTLVLYALAGHIRSMQSE; encoded by the coding sequence ATGGACGATACAATTTATGGGAATACGCCGTGTTTTTTGAACGGTGTGCATTTGCTCGATCAACCGGAGAAGATGAAGGACGTCGATGTCATCGTGTACGGAGTGCCGTGGGAAGGAGCGGTTACATGGGGAGACTATACGGGTTGCGAAATGGGACCGAAAGTCATGCGGCTTTGCTCGGCCCGCTATTCCGGATATTTGCCGGAATTGGATCATCTCGATGTGTTCGAGCATTTGAAAATCGGCGATCTTGGTGATGTCGACGTGATTCCGGCGAACGTAACGGAGACGATGAATCGAATCAAACGGTTTGCCGGGAAAGTATGGGATACGGGGAAATTTTCAGTCGCGCTCGGCGGTGACCATGGGATCGCCTACCCGATCATTAGCGCTCTTGGTGAAAGGACGAAAGGGAAAGTCGGTGTCATTCATCTGGATGCCCATTATGATAATAAAAATGATCACAACGGAGATGAATATGCGCGATGTTCGCCGTTTAAACGATTATACGAAGATGATGGCGTTCGTACCGAGAGCATGGTTCACATGGGCATTCACGGCCCGCGAAATACGGCGGAAAGCGGCAGAATGGCTGAAGCGGCCGGCGCAACGACAATTACGTTGAACGAAGTTCGCGATACGGGGTTGAAAGCATCCGTTGACCGCGCTTATCGGATTGCCAGCCAAGGAACAGAAAAAGTGTATTTGACAATTTGCAGCGATGTACTCGATTATGCCTATAATCCGGGAGGACCGCCGGATGCAAACGGGTTAACTTCGCATGAATTGTTGACGCTCGTGTATGAAACGGCGAAACGCGGCATTGCCGGAGTCGAGTTCGTTGAAGTTTATCCGCGCCAGGACGGAAACGATTTTTCCTCCCATTTCGCGAGCACGCTCGTGCTTTACGCACTGGCTGGACATATTCGCTCGATGCAAAGCGAGTGA
- a CDS encoding methanogen output domain 1-containing protein codes for MKINGISETKREILKTLKEAGSASIAKLQSELNMTGEALRQQLLQLKHEGFVERKSKKRKDPSGGRPAKQYFLTPEGEHLFPKNYDALTKEIIDTISDELGPDALTKLLETMTENRVNRWEPQLRHLPFKERVEALKGLYMQNDAFMEAEYSEDAVYLMEHNCPFLNVASERPALCSVTTSTLSKLLGYRVERTKRFQNGDGRCVFKIDLSKPVGENDPVFEYEKE; via the coding sequence TTGAAAATAAACGGGATTTCCGAAACGAAACGAGAAATATTGAAAACGTTGAAAGAAGCTGGCTCTGCCTCCATCGCCAAACTTCAGTCCGAGTTGAACATGACCGGCGAGGCGCTGAGGCAGCAGCTTCTCCAATTGAAACACGAAGGATTCGTCGAAAGAAAAAGCAAGAAAAGAAAAGATCCGTCCGGCGGCCGGCCGGCAAAACAGTATTTCCTGACTCCCGAAGGAGAACATCTTTTTCCGAAAAATTATGATGCGCTCACGAAGGAAATCATTGATACGATCAGCGACGAACTCGGCCCGGACGCGTTGACAAAGCTGTTGGAGACGATGACCGAAAATCGCGTAAACCGATGGGAACCGCAATTGCGCCATTTGCCCTTCAAAGAACGCGTAGAAGCGTTAAAAGGACTTTACATGCAGAATGACGCCTTTATGGAAGCGGAGTATTCGGAGGATGCGGTCTATTTAATGGAACACAACTGTCCCTTTCTGAACGTCGCTTCCGAAAGACCGGCGTTATGCAGCGTTACGACTTCGACGCTTTCGAAGTTGCTAGGCTATCGCGTGGAACGAACGAAACGATTCCAGAACGGGGACGGCCGCTGTGTGTTTAAGATCGATTTGTCCAAACCTGTCGGTGAAAACGATCCTGTTTTCGAATACGAAAAAGAATAA
- the kynB gene encoding arylformamidase, whose translation MAEILDISQPLDSGIPVWQGDEPFSYQLRWSFESTGSVNVGTIVMSAHTGTHIDAPFHFDNNGKRVIDLDPSVFVGKARVIAIEHPESIGVDELKVHDLSGISRLLIKTSAWTQRDLFPAAIPHIQPEAAAYLNKQGIRLLGLDLPSVDPLDSKSLDAHHRLTEHDICILEGAVLDHVMPGDYELIALPLALKDADGSPVRAVLRTYE comes from the coding sequence ATGGCTGAAATCCTTGATATTTCACAGCCGTTGGACAGCGGCATTCCGGTTTGGCAGGGAGACGAACCGTTTTCTTACCAATTGCGATGGTCGTTTGAATCCACCGGTTCCGTGAATGTAGGAACCATCGTGATGAGCGCTCATACCGGTACGCATATTGACGCACCCTTTCATTTCGACAATAACGGCAAACGGGTCATTGACCTTGACCCGTCCGTTTTCGTCGGCAAAGCAAGAGTGATCGCCATCGAACATCCGGAAAGCATCGGTGTCGATGAACTGAAAGTGCACGATTTATCCGGAATTTCCCGGTTGTTGATCAAAACGAGCGCATGGACGCAGCGCGATCTCTTTCCCGCGGCAATCCCTCATATTCAACCGGAAGCGGCAGCTTATTTGAACAAGCAAGGGATTCGTCTCCTCGGCCTTGACCTTCCTTCGGTGGATCCGCTCGACAGCAAATCGTTGGACGCTCATCATCGATTGACTGAGCATGACATTTGCATTCTCGAAGGAGCCGTGCTCGACCACGTCATGCCGGGGGATTACGAATTGATTGCCTTGCCTCTCGCCTTAAAAGATGCCGACGGAAGTCCGGTACGTGCCGTATTACGAACGTATGAATAA
- a CDS encoding YitT family protein: MPWVKKFLVILFASMLIGIGINGFIVPFHLIDGGVIGLSLLVKYIWHVKVGLTILVVSLPIYVMAWIYFRKYFYNSVHGLLVSSIIIDLCAPLRTVIRAPEWVSALVGGLLVGSGIGIMLRNKTPTGGADLLAQFISFKTSINVGLIIFLFDGIVILLASLVIPPEALMYSALTICAIGFTTYIWTYRMNH, encoded by the coding sequence ATGCCCTGGGTCAAAAAATTTCTCGTCATTTTATTCGCCAGCATGCTGATCGGCATTGGGATTAACGGGTTCATTGTGCCTTTCCATTTGATCGACGGCGGCGTGATCGGTCTCAGCTTGCTTGTCAAATATATTTGGCACGTGAAAGTCGGCCTCACCATTCTCGTCGTCAGTTTGCCGATTTACGTGATGGCCTGGATTTATTTCCGTAAATATTTTTATAACAGCGTTCACGGATTGCTCGTCTCTTCGATCATCATCGATTTGTGCGCCCCATTGCGCACGGTGATTCGCGCGCCTGAATGGGTGAGCGCGCTCGTCGGCGGCTTACTCGTCGGCTCCGGGATCGGCATCATGCTCCGCAACAAGACGCCGACAGGAGGAGCCGATTTGCTTGCCCAGTTCATCTCTTTTAAAACGTCGATCAACGTTGGGTTGATCATCTTCCTCTTTGACGGAATCGTCATCTTGCTTGCGAGCTTAGTCATTCCGCCGGAAGCACTTATGTATTCTGCCCTGACCATATGCGCCATCGGCTTTACTACTTACATTTGGACATATCGGATGAACCATTGA
- a CDS encoding NAD-dependent succinate-semialdehyde dehydrogenase, whose product MFIDGEWVHSTGKLQVTNPATGEMVFEVDFGGRDEALQAVDAAKRAFSGWAEIPAKQRADVLLNVSRLLQEAKDSLARVITMEMGKSIRDARGEIQMAIDYFRWYAEEARRVYGETVPHSASDKRLLVIRQPIGVVGAITPWNFPIGMIARKLAPALAAGCTAVVKPAPETPQSAIELMKLLERAQVPAGVVNLVIAPAEVVSDVFMQDSDVRKITFTGSTEVGKKLYAGAANTVKRLSMELGGHAPYIVFEDADLDLAVHDLLATKFRCSGEMCTATNRIYVQQSVADLFTEKLTEKVKKLKVGNGLSEDTVVGPLVNAAGLEKVERHVKDAVERGAKVVTGGHRLTGGDLSSGYFFAPTVLTDVTNEMKLTEEETFGPVAPILRFETEEALLREVNHPRYGLAAYCYTESMSRTIRMMEHLEYGMVGINDPLPFVVQGPFGGIKESGIGREGSRHGIDEYLEKKLVSIRYEK is encoded by the coding sequence ATGTTCATTGACGGGGAATGGGTTCATTCAACAGGAAAATTACAAGTAACGAATCCCGCGACAGGTGAGATGGTCTTTGAAGTGGATTTCGGCGGCCGAGATGAGGCGTTGCAAGCGGTGGACGCTGCAAAAAGAGCGTTCTCGGGATGGGCAGAAATTCCGGCGAAACAACGGGCGGATGTGCTGCTGAACGTTTCGAGGTTGCTGCAGGAAGCAAAAGATTCGTTGGCGCGCGTCATTACGATGGAAATGGGCAAATCCATTCGTGATGCGCGCGGCGAAATTCAAATGGCGATCGACTATTTTCGTTGGTACGCCGAGGAAGCGAGGCGCGTCTATGGAGAGACGGTGCCGCACAGTGCCAGTGACAAGCGTCTGCTTGTCATTCGCCAGCCGATTGGCGTCGTCGGTGCGATTACGCCGTGGAATTTTCCGATCGGCATGATCGCGCGCAAGCTGGCGCCTGCCCTCGCCGCCGGGTGTACTGCGGTTGTGAAACCGGCACCGGAGACGCCGCAATCTGCGATCGAACTGATGAAGCTGCTTGAGCGCGCGCAAGTGCCGGCTGGCGTGGTGAATCTGGTTATTGCCCCGGCCGAAGTCGTTTCGGACGTATTCATGCAAGATTCGGATGTTCGCAAGATTACGTTTACTGGTTCAACCGAAGTCGGCAAGAAATTGTATGCCGGCGCGGCGAACACGGTGAAACGCTTGTCCATGGAACTCGGCGGGCATGCGCCGTACATCGTCTTTGAAGATGCGGATCTCGACTTGGCTGTCCATGATTTGCTGGCAACGAAATTTCGCTGTTCTGGAGAAATGTGCACGGCGACGAATCGAATTTATGTACAGCAATCCGTTGCCGATCTGTTTACGGAGAAGCTGACGGAGAAAGTAAAGAAGCTGAAGGTCGGCAACGGATTGAGCGAAGATACGGTGGTCGGTCCGCTCGTGAATGCGGCTGGATTAGAGAAGGTCGAACGACACGTGAAGGACGCCGTCGAACGAGGCGCCAAAGTGGTCACGGGAGGACATCGTTTGACCGGAGGTGATTTGTCGAGCGGTTATTTCTTCGCTCCGACGGTACTGACAGACGTGACAAATGAAATGAAGCTGACCGAAGAGGAAACGTTTGGACCGGTCGCGCCAATTCTTCGCTTTGAAACGGAAGAAGCGTTGTTGCGTGAAGTCAATCATCCCCGATACGGCTTGGCCGCCTATTGCTATACGGAAAGCATGTCGCGGACGATTCGGATGATGGAACATCTTGAGTACGGCATGGTTGGCATCAACGATCCGCTTCCGTTCGTCGTCCAAGGTCCGTTCGGCGGTATCAAGGAAAGCGGGATCGGACGTGAAGGGAGCCGGCACGGCATCGACGAGTACTTAGAGAAAAAACTCGTTTCGATCCGTTACGAGAAATGA
- the bacA gene encoding undecaprenyl-diphosphate phosphatase: MELIVAVILGIVEGLTEFLPVSSTGHLILTASLLHYTGDEAKTFEIVIQLGSILAVVVVFWRRLLGLIGLDKQSRPENHLNLLHIILAMIPAVIAGLLFHDAIKEKLFNPFTVVIGLIAGSVLMLLGDKLRTKTISPTLDQISYKQAFTIGLFQCLALWPGFSRSGATISGGLLTGANHKTAAEFSFIVAVPIMFAASGYDMLKSWQSLSMSDIPFFVAGFVTAFAVAMLAIVFFLKLIEKIKLTPFVVYRVLLAAVFWMYLQ, encoded by the coding sequence ATGGAACTCATTGTAGCTGTCATCCTCGGAATCGTTGAAGGGCTTACCGAATTTTTGCCGGTATCGTCCACGGGGCATTTAATCTTGACGGCCAGTCTGTTGCATTACACGGGGGACGAAGCGAAAACGTTTGAAATCGTCATTCAGCTCGGCTCCATTCTCGCCGTTGTCGTCGTGTTTTGGCGGAGACTGCTCGGCCTCATTGGGCTCGATAAACAAAGCCGCCCAGAAAACCATTTGAATTTGCTGCACATCATCCTGGCGATGATTCCAGCCGTCATTGCGGGATTATTGTTTCACGATGCCATCAAGGAAAAACTGTTCAATCCGTTCACCGTCGTCATTGGCCTCATCGCAGGAAGCGTATTGATGCTTTTGGGCGACAAACTCCGAACGAAAACCATAAGTCCGACACTCGACCAAATCAGCTATAAACAAGCTTTCACGATCGGCTTGTTTCAATGTTTGGCACTATGGCCCGGGTTTTCCCGTTCAGGTGCAACCATCTCAGGCGGGTTGCTGACCGGGGCGAACCATAAAACAGCTGCCGAATTCTCCTTTATCGTCGCCGTACCCATTATGTTTGCGGCGAGCGGCTATGACATGCTCAAAAGCTGGCAGTCCCTATCGATGAGCGACATTCCGTTCTTTGTTGCGGGATTTGTTACGGCGTTTGCAGTAGCGATGCTCGCCATCGTGTTTTTTCTAAAATTGATCGAGAAAATCAAGCTTACACCTTTCGTTGTTTACCGCGTGCTGCTTGCGGCCGTGTTTTGGATGTATCTTCAATAA
- the kynU gene encoding kynureninase — translation MDTSLKRAEQLDRTDPLAPYKKEFYVPENTIYMDGNSLGLLSVRAERAVAEAMESWKSHAIDGWLKGDHPWFHFSETVAERTAPLIGAESGEVIVASSTTVNLHQLVATFFRPQGKRTKILADALNFPSDIYALQSQLELNGLAPEEHLLRVKSRDGRFIHEEDIIAEMNEEVALVVLPSVLYRSGQLLDIPRLTAAAHERNILIGIDACHSIGAVPHHFHDDEVDFAVWCNYKYLNSGPGGTAGLFVHEKHHDRRPALTGWFGSDKEKQFDMEHTFTPAPGAGAYQLGTPHILSTAPLLGSLEMFHEAGIDAVRKKSLALTRYMMDLFETEIEDESFAIGNPRIDERRGGHVCLEHPEAASICKALKANGIVPDFRAPDVIRLAPAALYTSFVDVWQTIRTLKKIMRNSEQRSFANVRDPIA, via the coding sequence GTGGATACGTCGTTAAAGCGCGCGGAACAGCTGGATCGAACGGATCCGCTGGCGCCTTACAAAAAAGAATTTTACGTTCCGGAAAATACGATTTATATGGATGGAAACTCGCTCGGTTTATTATCTGTACGTGCCGAGCGGGCAGTTGCGGAAGCGATGGAAAGCTGGAAATCACATGCCATCGACGGTTGGTTGAAGGGAGATCACCCATGGTTTCATTTCTCGGAAACCGTTGCCGAACGGACCGCCCCGCTCATCGGAGCTGAATCCGGTGAAGTCATCGTCGCCAGTTCCACGACAGTTAATTTGCATCAACTGGTAGCGACTTTTTTCCGTCCTCAAGGCAAACGAACGAAGATCCTCGCCGATGCGTTAAATTTTCCGTCCGACATTTATGCGCTGCAAAGTCAGCTCGAATTGAACGGACTGGCTCCGGAAGAACATCTCCTTCGTGTAAAAAGCCGTGACGGCCGCTTCATTCATGAAGAAGATATCATTGCGGAGATGAACGAAGAGGTCGCTCTCGTCGTCCTCCCTTCCGTTTTATACAGAAGCGGACAATTGTTGGACATTCCGCGTCTGACGGCAGCCGCTCATGAACGAAACATCTTGATCGGCATCGACGCCTGCCATTCTATCGGAGCCGTTCCCCACCATTTTCACGATGACGAGGTCGATTTCGCCGTCTGGTGCAACTACAAATATTTAAACAGCGGCCCTGGCGGTACAGCAGGATTGTTCGTGCACGAAAAACATCATGATCGCCGCCCCGCTCTCACCGGATGGTTCGGTTCGGACAAAGAAAAACAATTCGACATGGAGCATACGTTTACGCCTGCCCCTGGTGCCGGCGCCTATCAGCTCGGTACGCCGCATATCTTGAGTACCGCTCCGCTGCTCGGTTCGCTGGAGATGTTCCATGAGGCGGGAATTGACGCGGTACGAAAAAAATCGCTCGCCTTGACCCGATACATGATGGACCTCTTCGAAACGGAGATCGAGGATGAATCGTTTGCCATCGGCAATCCGCGGATCGACGAACGACGCGGCGGGCACGTCTGCCTCGAACATCCGGAAGCGGCCAGCATCTGCAAAGCGTTGAAAGCGAACGGCATCGTCCCCGATTTTCGCGCCCCGGACGTCATTCGCCTTGCGCCGGCCGCATTGTACACGTCGTTTGTGGACGTATGGCAAACGATTCGAACGTTGAAAAAGATCATGCGCAACAGCGAGCAGCGATCGTTCGCGAATGTACGAGATCCAATTGCCTGA
- a CDS encoding class I adenylate-forming enzyme family protein — translation MNSRLQESIDELLNRDDVWVTRETVEEFFATGKWQENSFVDFIENHARRDPNAPAMIDEDGTTTTYGQFHERSNRLAAGMLRLGLEPGDTIAIQLPNVSEFLITLIAAAKIRILPVLCHMPYTENDMNYILELTGARALFIPDQVKSRNYVEMARKLKQSHEQLEQIVVLSERSYENTHAFSALDEDVSEATAARLAEHRPVGTDPFFLMFTSGTTGKPKAELHLHCNNTYWVNRFNDVCGFAQNAKWLLVTPLAHLTGLGVGALGAFYRGAPVVLLKSWDVEKAVEVIERDKPSYFLGAPPMLIDFARYENLEARHVESIRTMAYAGATCPKEILDQLIRKMNCNIIAFYGYTEAGVTHCTQPGDSVETTSISFGRIVDGLEEKLVGEDGDNLEPPCQGEMVVRGAGFIPGYYRQPEKTKRAFDGNGWFYSSDIVRKDEEGYCTFVSRKDDLINRGGYKIDPREIEEVLYTHPRIAQAAVVAFPDERLGQRAAAFIVPKQPGDVFKLEEVTRFLSEKGVAKTHWPEAVQMIDHFPMTSTGKFQRYALREKAVGLKTQR, via the coding sequence GTGAACAGCAGATTGCAAGAGAGCATCGACGAATTGTTGAATAGAGATGACGTGTGGGTAACGAGGGAAACGGTCGAGGAGTTTTTCGCAACAGGCAAGTGGCAAGAAAACAGCTTCGTTGATTTTATTGAAAATCATGCCCGGCGGGATCCGAACGCACCGGCAATGATTGACGAAGACGGAACCACTACTACATATGGACAATTCCACGAGAGGTCGAACCGATTGGCGGCTGGCATGTTGCGGCTCGGGCTCGAACCCGGAGACACAATCGCCATTCAATTGCCGAATGTGAGCGAATTTTTGATTACGCTCATTGCGGCAGCGAAAATCCGTATTTTGCCTGTACTGTGCCACATGCCTTACACGGAAAACGACATGAACTACATTCTTGAATTGACCGGCGCACGTGCATTGTTCATTCCGGATCAGGTAAAATCGCGCAATTATGTGGAGATGGCAAGAAAATTGAAACAATCGCATGAACAACTGGAGCAGATCGTCGTGCTGTCGGAACGATCGTATGAAAATACGCATGCGTTTTCGGCGTTGGATGAGGATGTTTCCGAAGCGACGGCGGCTCGCTTGGCGGAACATCGGCCGGTTGGGACAGATCCGTTTTTCCTTATGTTTACTTCCGGAACGACGGGAAAACCGAAAGCTGAACTTCATTTGCATTGCAACAATACGTACTGGGTCAATCGCTTCAATGACGTTTGCGGTTTTGCACAAAACGCGAAATGGCTGCTTGTCACACCGTTGGCTCATTTAACCGGGCTCGGGGTCGGCGCGCTCGGCGCTTTTTACCGTGGAGCCCCTGTGGTCTTGCTGAAATCGTGGGATGTCGAAAAAGCGGTGGAAGTCATCGAACGCGACAAACCGTCATACTTTCTCGGAGCTCCGCCGATGCTGATCGATTTTGCGAGATACGAGAACTTGGAAGCACGCCATGTCGAATCGATTCGCACGATGGCATATGCTGGTGCCACTTGCCCGAAGGAGATTCTTGATCAGTTAATTCGCAAAATGAACTGCAACATCATCGCTTTTTACGGTTATACCGAAGCGGGCGTAACCCATTGCACACAACCCGGGGACAGCGTCGAAACGACGAGCATCAGCTTCGGGCGTATTGTCGACGGATTGGAAGAAAAGCTCGTTGGCGAGGACGGCGATAATCTTGAACCGCCGTGTCAAGGTGAAATGGTCGTTCGCGGCGCTGGATTTATTCCGGGCTATTATCGGCAGCCTGAGAAAACAAAGCGTGCGTTTGATGGGAACGGTTGGTTCTATTCGTCCGACATCGTTCGCAAAGATGAGGAAGGTTATTGCACGTTCGTCTCGCGAAAAGACGACTTAATCAACCGCGGCGGTTATAAAATTGACCCTCGGGAAATCGAGGAAGTGCTCTATACGCATCCGCGCATCGCGCAGGCAGCCGTCGTCGCGTTTCCCGACGAAAGACTTGGCCAGCGCGCGGCTGCATTCATCGTACCGAAACAACCTGGAGACGTTTTCAAGCTCGAAGAAGTAACCCGCTTTCTCTCCGAAAAAGGTGTAGCCAAGACGCATTGGCCGGAAGCGGTACAAATGATCGATCATTTTCCGATGACAAGCACCGGCAAATTCCAGCGGTATGCGTTGCGCGAAAAAGCGGTAGGCTTGAAAACGCAACGCTAG
- a CDS encoding DUF2231 domain-containing protein codes for MFETKNGVRLFGHPLHALLIHFPMGLLPISLLWDLIAVWTDDSIWWELGFWCAAAGVAFAFFAAVPGFIDYIFISDKPAAEKAALFHMVIMLTAVAFVAVSVLLRIHDHSPEGVKIFLSLCFSLFGVAGLVIGGWFGGELVYRHQIGRK; via the coding sequence ATGTTTGAAACGAAAAACGGGGTGCGCTTGTTCGGGCACCCCCTTCATGCTTTGTTGATTCATTTTCCGATGGGGTTGTTGCCGATATCGTTGCTCTGGGACCTTATCGCCGTCTGGACAGACGACTCCATCTGGTGGGAACTTGGCTTCTGGTGCGCGGCAGCCGGTGTCGCTTTCGCATTCTTTGCCGCCGTCCCAGGATTTATTGATTACATTTTTATTTCCGACAAGCCAGCTGCGGAGAAAGCCGCACTTTTCCACATGGTGATCATGCTCACGGCGGTTGCATTTGTAGCCGTTAGTGTACTGTTGCGCATCCATGACCATTCTCCCGAAGGCGTGAAAATATTTTTATCGCTATGTTTCTCGTTGTTCGGGGTCGCGGGACTTGTGATCGGCGGTTGGTTCGGCGGCGAACTCGTCTATCGTCATCAAATCGGGAGAAAGTAA
- the putP gene encoding sodium/proline symporter PutP: MEAIIAFLIYSVGMLIIGLWTYFRTNSLSDYILGGRSLNPWVAAMSAQASDYSGWLLLGLPGAVYASGLNGMWIGVGLAVGAYLNWQFIAKRLRRYTQVSGDSVTLPEFFENRFRDRTHSLRVISALFSLIFYMIYVASGLVASGKLFASVFGIDYFTGLWLGAIVVIAYTFLGGFLAASYTDFIQGCLMFLALVIAPSYIIFAYLGGLDSLWHELANINPDLLYATHTVTYDVDKGIFWESAGTAGIIGIVSLLAWGLGYPGQPHIIARFMAIRKAKDVATARLIAIVWIGFSLWGSIFIALCGIVYFNEPLADPEKVFLLIIPQLFNPWVAGFLLAAVLAAIMSTMDSQLVVASSALAEDFYKSLFRKTASGKELEWIGRFATLLVALIALWIAASGSKSVLGIVAYAWAGFGAVFGPPVVFSLWWKRTTWLGVLCGMIIGGLTVILWESIPGISALFGLAGLYSLVPGFGLACLVIWLVSLLGEPHPDVEAEYAQALRD; this comes from the coding sequence ATGGAAGCGATTATCGCCTTTTTGATTTACAGTGTCGGTATGTTAATCATTGGATTATGGACGTATTTCCGAACGAATTCACTGTCGGATTACATTCTCGGCGGAAGAAGCCTGAATCCGTGGGTAGCTGCGATGTCCGCACAAGCGAGCGATTACAGCGGATGGTTGTTGCTCGGGTTGCCGGGTGCCGTCTACGCCTCCGGCTTAAACGGCATGTGGATCGGCGTTGGGTTGGCCGTTGGCGCGTATTTGAACTGGCAATTCATCGCTAAGCGGCTTCGCCGCTATACGCAAGTGTCTGGGGATTCTGTGACACTGCCGGAATTTTTCGAGAACCGGTTTCGCGACCGAACACATTCGCTTCGCGTCATTTCAGCACTATTCAGCCTCATCTTCTACATGATCTACGTGGCCTCGGGCCTCGTCGCGAGCGGAAAATTGTTTGCTTCTGTGTTCGGCATCGACTATTTTACCGGGTTATGGCTCGGCGCAATCGTTGTCATTGCTTACACGTTTTTGGGCGGATTTCTGGCGGCAAGCTATACCGATTTCATTCAAGGCTGTTTAATGTTTCTCGCCCTTGTCATCGCGCCTTCGTACATCATTTTTGCCTATTTAGGCGGACTCGACTCGCTCTGGCATGAATTGGCGAACATAAATCCGGATTTATTGTATGCAACCCATACCGTGACCTACGATGTTGATAAAGGCATCTTTTGGGAGAGTGCCGGAACGGCAGGAATAATCGGAATCGTTTCCTTGCTTGCCTGGGGCCTCGGTTATCCCGGTCAGCCGCACATTATCGCTCGATTCATGGCGATTCGTAAAGCGAAAGACGTTGCCACTGCCCGCTTGATCGCGATCGTTTGGATCGGTTTCTCCCTGTGGGGTTCGATCTTTATCGCCTTGTGCGGCATTGTCTATTTCAACGAACCGCTTGCCGACCCTGAAAAAGTATTCTTGCTCATTATTCCGCAATTGTTCAATCCTTGGGTCGCCGGTTTCTTGCTTGCCGCCGTTTTGGCCGCGATCATGAGTACGATGGACTCGCAGCTTGTCGTCGCCAGCAGTGCGCTAGCCGAAGATTTTTACAAATCGTTGTTCCGCAAAACGGCTTCAGGGAAAGAGTTGGAGTGGATCGGCCGATTTGCAACGCTGCTCGTCGCCTTAATCGCGTTATGGATCGCTGCTTCCGGAAGTAAAAGTGTACTTGGCATCGTCGCTTATGCTTGGGCCGGTTTTGGCGCGGTATTCGGACCGCCTGTCGTGTTTTCACTTTGGTGGAAAAGAACGACATGGCTTGGCGTACTATGCGGCATGATCATCGGCGGTTTGACGGTTATTTTGTGGGAAAGCATTCCGGGTATTTCCGCGCTGTTCGGATTGGCCGGCTTGTATTCGCTCGTGCCCGGCTTCGGTCTTGCCTGCCTCGTCATATGGCTCGTCAGCCTGTTAGGTGAGCCGCACCCGGACGTGGAAGCCGAATATGCGCAAGCTTTGCGTGATTGA